The DNA segment CTttggctttctttttctttcttgcctTATAAGTCAAGCACAACCTATAATAACTAGGTTAGAGCACCTATAACTGTTGAATGTGAATCTGGATCTATAAACTATCCTTATCAATTTGATTAAAAGATTAAAGATGACAATCACAATAGATGATTCAATAGATGAATCATTTATAGATGACAATAAAAGTAATTCTACAAAGCATTTGACTGCTTGTATGTCACAGAAAGAGAAAATTCGGCTCATAGCTGATGGAAAAATAAAGGATAAACGTTTCCCATCACTGTTCATTACCCTAAATGGCAAAGATGCAGATGTTGATGGACTGATGTTTGCTTACCGCTTTTGGTCCTGAGGATTCGAGCTGCAGCTCCTCAGGTCCGCCCGCGGTGTTCTCAGCTTCCATGCTTCGTTCGCTGGAGAACAAAGGCACTTGTTAAACCAATCACATACACGAGTGGCCCAACGCCACTAACGCGATGTTCAAACCCGCCGAAATAAAGTTTGGACCAAGCCAAAAAGGTGAAGTGGGGAAAAAACCAAAAAGCTTACAGTGAGCACGACTTAAAGTCTTCAAAGATATTAAAATCCACCAAAATAAAGTCTGAGCCAagttcaaaaagaaaaagaaaaaaaaaaagaaaaaaaaaggacaatgtttttttacaaagaaaaaaaagattaaattttACTAATGATCTTCACGGTACCCAAAAGTAGTTCTTGTGCGCTGGAAACCGAAACGTCGCATTGACACTGAACGCAGGGATAAATATCGGTCAAATTAAGCGTTAAAGGTTTGCTTTATTTCATTGAGTTTTCCCTGTCCTCTCTGGGTGACACGCTCACTGCTACAGGGCCAGCATCCTAGTGAAGGAGGTCCGAAACTGCACAGAAAGTGGGGGTGGGATAGAAGATGGAGGAGGGTTTTTTAATCCCAGAAGAGCCTTTTGGCTGAAGTAAGGGCCACTCTGTTTAATATGGTATTCTGCACACGCACAGTGCGCTCTCAGTCTGAAATGAGACACAGCCACAGTGTGCGTTAATACGTGATTCTGGCCACATATTAACTCCTGTAGCTGTTCTTAAAGTTGCTTTAGACAGGAAAATAATCGACCAGTAAATGATTTTTGTCTCCTTTTCCCCACTAATTCATTGACAAAtccagtacacacagtacacacttcaGCACCTTCCCATTGGAGACTGGGAAAAGTTGTGGCCCCTGTTGATGATAATAAATCGAGCTACTTGTCTAGGGGTTAAATATTTGTATCCCAGTCACGTTGTACTCTTCTTGCTTGTGTGAACCCGctgttttttgggttttttacaTGAATGGAAATGTCGTCATGGAAAattcgttctttttttttcctcctgcgtttttatttatgaaaagcACGTAGGACCTTGCACACAGTGAAACAGTGAAATGAggaatgtgtatatatatatatatatatatatatatatatatatatatatatatatatatatatatatatatatataaattaggcCATTAGAGAAGTCTATGGAGCATGCATGGCCTTAATGCGACAGACTGCAACAGACTGGTAGTCTGATTAGCCTTTTTATAGCCTATAGATAGATATCAATAAATGTTGATCTAATTGCAAATAGAGTACAGTTGTGTCAATTTGATTTTAGACTATAGAAggtctgtgtttattacaacaTAGAGCAGCGTTTAATCCCTACTGCCACAATGTGTTTTGAAAAGCTGCAACACTCTAAGTGGCCACTGTGTGGCGCTCCTgaataatatgtacagtataaatcgACTAAATAGCTGCAGAACTTGGCACGAAATTAAATGAGAACAAACTTAAtgtctgctaaaaaaaaaacaaggcacaATTTCATCTGTCCATTTACATTCTCCTTGCGATAACCAAGTTTGTCTAAACCGAGCTGTTAAACTAACCAAGTAACCATTAATTTGGTTTTAATTTAAGACACATTTCTTCAGTCAATGTCTAACTTTTATGCTAATTGTTAACAACCACAATAATATCTATAACTAACATGGGTGGGAAAAGAAACAATCAAGCTGAAGAGACTGATTAGGTTTCCCAAGAAAATGCATTTTTACTCGTTTAACCCTTTACATTTGCAATCAAGTATTGGTGTCTTGGTAAACTTAATGACCAATCTCTACTacaaatatattgtataaattCGTAATGATAACTTTTACAGTGGTAACATtgtgcgtatatatatatatatatatatatatatatatatatatatatatatatatatatatatatatatatacacaatttaATACATGACTAAAATgacaatttaataatttttttattttattaagagaATCACTCGACGACTTAAACGCAAGCTCCTGTTAGAGTTCACAATCTTAATAGACAGTAAAGTGACCTATTGTGTGTGTCAATAAGTCCTTATGCTAAATGCATTGGTGATGATGTTCCTCGTGTCGCGCGTGTGGAGGGAGCACAGAGCGCATGCGCAAAGGCTGCGTTTTTTTGGACCAAAACACGAGGACGACAGTGAGTTAGGACGGTTGAGCTTACGCTCTAATATGACAGCTAAGGCGAGCGAAAAAATACGTCTCGTCTCGTTAGGGGTTTCAATTTTAGTCTTAACACATAACTGCAATTCATGCTAGAGATCCTCCAATAATGCCAGCCGGAGTGAACGCGCAAGCTGCTGGGATCCCCATGTCCGATGCTATGGGTACGTGCAAGGTCAATGCTGTTCAGCTCTACGGCTTGGCTTTTGTGCGGATATAACATTATTTTCGATTAGTCTAGACTTCGACGTGTTTCTGCACCgtgtatgaatgaatattaacGTTGCCGCTTATTTAACGTCGCTTCTTCATTGCGCATTGTTTGATTGGTGCTACAGGAATAACATTGTCCCAATCCAGCTGTACGGTTTACCTTCCAGTCCTAAAAGTcgtgatatacagtacaaatctACTGTATTGGTTTTTACTAGTGTTCGTTATGATTTGATGTGATGATGTAGGGTACAGTTTAACCCTGTAGGTGTGGCGGTGGATGTTAATGGTCGCTAATTTGCTGACCAATGAAATCTTACTTGCACTCTGGGTTTTAACTCTATACTTTACATGTAGAGCAACTGCTATAAAAACCAAAAAGAGTCGAGGTGTGTTCAGATTCACTGAACTCTAGACTCACAAGCCTGAGGTCAGTAACCTGAAGACCAACCACCTTTATTGCTCTGGATGcttgtttacagtttttttttattttgtaaacaataaaataaaaagtaatcaTTCATGATGTCATTTATAATTGATAACCATGCAAACAAAATGGCTTCCAAGATCAATATGGCTTTTAGTTATCAGCATGGCTGATGACAATAGTGATGTTTGAGACAACGAAAACACACTAAAGCGTTTCACAGATGTGTATAAATGATTGTATTGAGTTTGGAtgtaggggggaaaaaatctgatgTAATCTGATAAAGCTTAACTGGCATATGCCCTCAGAGATGCTTACATATTTTCATGGCATTGACCTACTTATTGTCTTTTTACAGGGTCTTTCaaaaggaggaagagaaagtCCATTACCGTGACTGCATTGTTATTTGTAGTGTCTATACTTATACTAATCTTTGGCTTGGCTGCCACCACAAGGACAAAGAACATTACAGTTGGAGGCTACTATCCTGGAGTCATTGTATGTATTCATgcgtaaatgtatttaaaaaatcattttatacacCAGTGagaactaaaaataaatgtgaattattATCAGTTATTGTTGATGTCTGAGAAAGGTTAGTTCCTAGTGTTCTATTGTgcatagaaataaaaatctgtgtacATAAACTGTCCATAGCACATTCAATAAGGCAAAGAATCTTCATAATCTTTTAAGATTACATTATGTAATGAACTAATTAAGAAGTTGATAGTTATAACTGGAATGTAATGGCACTTGAATTATCAACTTAAAAACCTCCAACAGACATCACATGCTGAAAATGCAAATTGACACTGTGTGAAATATGAATGAGTGagattatataaaaatgatacaTCTCTGTCTGTGATAAACCAGTAATAACATCTATCCTGTTATTTTTAGCTTGGTTTTGGCTCCTTTCTCGGAATCATTGGGGCTCATTTAATTGAGAATAAGAGGCAGATGGTAAGTGGTTTTCTATttccttctttctgtttgttgttgtttttttctttgggcTCTGCATCATACAAATTACACTGCATCATGACAGGGACACAGCATTGCTTCTTCATGAGAAAATTGACCGTTCTTTCATTTTGAGACACTCACGTTTTCAAACGTATTTTTGATTTGGTTTGCGCCGTTATAGCATGGGGATAGGTCTGTTCAACAGTTTAAACATTAGAATATGTTCCAGGGACTTTGGTGAGATACACCCAGAAATAGCACTGTGTAAGAGGAGCAGGATGGGAGTCCAGACAGGAAGGTATTGGGGGAAAAACGGCAAAGCAGAAGAACTAGGAAATCTTAGACATTATGGACTGCCAGGAGCAAGCGTTAAATGGGCACAATTCAGTGCTTACATCGTGGCTTAAATTGGATTGTTTGTGAGAACTTAGAGCTGCTAAAAGGATAAGCAGACTGCTAAAATGCCATTTACATTTTTGAACATGATAGTTTGTAGAGCTGTCCTGCAGTGCTTTTCAGTGCAAGGTTTGTGCCTAGTACAACTGTCAGTTGTAGAATGTGGTACATCACTGGGTGTGTTCGGCTCCCTCGCTCCACCAGAGCTGTGTGGATTGCAGGAAGAATGGGATGATGTGCACTTAAATCCTCCCTGTTTCAGTGATAAAGGAGAGGAGAGCTCATTCAAGGGGAGCTAGGCAGAGAGCCAGATAGGGGCACCAGAGAAGGGAATGAATTTGCTCTCATCATATCCTTTGCAAAGGACTTCACACTTAATGACCCATGACTACAAAGTAGAAGATACACAAACTAATGGCACCACAGTCTTTATTAGTTATACTGAAATATCTGATGTAACCAAAATTGGTCTCTGTTCAAAGAGAATGTTGAATTACATCATGATGTTGCAGTGTACCAACACTGAAATGCAAGAAATTTCAGTGGATGTAACAGGAGAATTTGGGCAGAgtgattataaaaattaataaattacaagagtagattgtgaggttgtgtactgtatagatCGTGCATTTAACAGTAAATTCCTGTCTCTGTTGCAGCTGGTAGCTTCCATCGTCTTTATCAGCTTTGGTGTGGTGGCTTCGTTATGTTGTGCTATAGTGGATGGTGTTTTTGCTGCAAGACACATTGTGAGATTTTCTATTTCTGATATTTCAAAAAGAAACAGTTGGTTTGTGTACACTATTTTCCCATTATTATGTGCTTATTTCAGTTGTACTGTCATCCCACAGGACCTCCGTCCTGTTTATGCTGGTCGATGTGAATACTACTCCAGTGTAACAGCCTTTGATGTGGATGTGAGTTCATTCTTCACCTTATAACcttacacattttatatatccTAATAGCCTAAGTAATTGCATATGAGAGTAGTTACTGCTTGCTTTTAGATAGAAAAGGAGCATTCACATACTCAGATTTCCTCTTCTGTTATTAGGTTCACTGCCAGACAGCATCACGTGTATCATGTAACCTGCGTGTGAAGAGTAAGACATGCTACTGCTGTGACCTCTACAACTGTGGGAAGTATGTACGAGACCTTTGCCCTCTCagcctgtttcctgtttctaaGCAGCTCTTAAGTTAAATAGAGCTATCTTTACTTTATCTTGCTTATGTTACCGTGTCTATTTGCTTTCACAAAGCGTGATTTCTTTTGCCTCAAGCTCTGCTGGAAAAGACCGCCTGTGTTTACTTATGTTTCAGAGAACATCCTCTTTTGGGACTTCAGAGTAAAgatgttttgaaaaaaattagGAAAACGTCCATGATTTGGAAGtaggttgtttttatttttagctccTTTGACAACATTGGCACACCATAATTTGTTGTGGTTGAAGTACTCAGTGTGGCTGTGTACAGGTTGCACCATTGGAAACATGGTATTTTTGAAATGTGAAAAGTTTTTTCCTGGTGAATCTTCCTAAAGTGAAAACCAGACCTTATTTCGGAACACCACAAGCAGTTCCATAGTATCCTAATGGAAATGTAACTCATTTGTGGTCttaataaaaccttaaaaacCTTGTAGGCTAAATTTAAGGATTTGATATTTCATTTATGTTATGGTTTTCTTAAGAGTGATGTGCACTGACAGACCCTGGCACTTTCATTGTTCTTGCATCTTTTGTGATGTGATACAAATTCATTTTAAGTAGCTTTTGCTTAAATGATTTTTTGTGCCCCTTTGGACAGCCATGTTGACCCCAGAGGAGGCTACCATGAGTACACAGATGTGCACAGTTGCCAAGATGTTGTGTACCTTTACCACCTGTTGTGGTCTGCCACCATTCTCAACATCATTGCCTTCTTCCTGGGTATCATCACAGCAGCAGTGCTCGGAACCTTCAAGGACATGGTAGAATTTAAATATTGAATCTACTTTGTGTAACTGTTAATGTTGGTTTGAATTTGTAACCTTGTGAATTGGACCAAGCATACACTACCAGGGAATAATGaattcacacattcatttctCTTCATTAACTGCTGTACAGTACATCCTTGATAGAACAACAGTCCACTGTTATTTATTCCATCCTAAAAATGCGCAGATACCTATTTTAACTGGTATTTTAACTGGTTTGTCTTAAAGCTATAATTTAAAATGGGATTTTTCTAAATTTTTTCTAAATTctaacaaaaatgtaattaaactgCGTGTCTATATGGTTCCCAGGTTTACCAGGCCATAAAATGCAAGAAAATCTCTCTAGACATTTGCAATCAAATGTGTCGATACATAGATAAAAGAGTAAGGAATGAaaccatttctaaagctttgaaTGTTCTAAAGTACAGACGGCTCTTTAATTGTGAAATAGAAAAAGCATGGATTCACAATCTAGAATTCTTCCTAGAGTTGGGCATGTGGCCAAACCCAGTAATTACTAGGAGTACCAGCTATGGTTCAAAGGGCCTTGGTGAGGGAGGTCACCAAGAACTAAATAATCACTCAGAACTCCTCTGCAGAGATCTGAGAACCTGCTAGAAGTACAACCATCTTTAAAAATAATCGATTAACCAGGCCTTTATGTTAGAGTGCCTTCATGGAAAAAGCACTGAGTAAAAGGAATATGGAAGGTACATAAAGGAGGTGATATATTTTAGTGTATTATCTGTATCCATCTGCTTGACCTTATAGTCAACTTCCCAAACTCACTGTGTGACCTCAAAGTACCCTTTGTAGGTAATTTAGAGcatgatataaataataaacgaTCTTACAAATGATACAGTTCACAGAGGGTGAATGACATGAAAAAGGTGCCCTGGTCCATCAGGTTTTCTTTAGTTATTTTGACATGAGAGAGAGCACAAAATAGCGTCTCCACAACAATGCATGTTGAAATATTTCAAAGAGTCACTGCTTCTGTGTATTGCATTGCATAGTCCAGAAAAATTAGCAGAAACCAATGGCTTT comes from the Tachysurus fulvidraco isolate hzauxx_2018 chromosome 17, HZAU_PFXX_2.0, whole genome shotgun sequence genome and includes:
- the tmem255a gene encoding transmembrane protein 255A isoform X3: MLNALVMMFLVSRVWREHRAHAQRLRFFGPKHEDDRSFKRRKRKSITVTALLFVVSILILIFGLAATTRTKNITVGGYYPGVILGFGSFLGIIGAHLIENKRQMLVASIVFISFGVVASLCCAIVDGVFAARHIDLRPVYAGRCEYYSSVTAFDVDVHCQTASRVSCNLRVKSKTCYCCDLYNCGNHVDPRGGYHEYTDVHSCQDVVYLYHLLWSATILNIIAFFLGIITAAVLGTFKDMMPSTAPDTCEPDSLATPAAPETHAPTTPNSFYNTAPCLPPYTAYDLQVSNMFPDSSGLSDDSQSGASHMWPTMIPPRYSPPYYPPDDKPPPYSP
- the tmem255a gene encoding transmembrane protein 255A isoform X1, giving the protein MLNALVMMFLVSRVWREHRAHAQRLRFFGPKHEDDRSFKRRKRKSITVTALLFVVSILILIFGLAATTRTKNITVGGYYPGVILGFGSFLGIIGAHLIENKRQMLVASIVFISFGVVASLCCAIVDGVFAARHIDLRPVYAGRCEYYSSVTAFDVDVHCQTASRVSCNLRVKSKTCYCCDLYNCGKEHPLLGLQSKDVLKKIRKTSMIWNHVDPRGGYHEYTDVHSCQDVVYLYHLLWSATILNIIAFFLGIITAAVLGTFKDMMPSTAPDTCEPDSLATPAAPETHAPTTPNSFYNTAPCLPPYTAYDLQVSNMFPDSSGLSDDSQSGASHMWPTMIPPRYSPPYYPPDDKPPPYSP
- the tmem255a gene encoding transmembrane protein 255A isoform X4 translates to MLNALVMMFLVSRVWREHRAHAQRLRFFGPKHEDDRSFKRRKRKSITVTALLFVVSILILIFGLAATTRTKNITVGGYYPGVILGFGSFLGIIGAHLIENKRQMLVASIVFISFGVVASLCCAIVDGVFAARHIDLRPVYAGRCEYYSSVTAFDVDVHCQTASRVSCNLRVKSKTCYCCDLYNCGKEHPLLGLQSKDVLKKIRKTSMIWNHVDPRGGYHEYTDVHSCQDVVYLYHLLWSATILNIIAFFLGIITAAVLGTFKDMVSNMFPDSSGLSDDSQSGASHMWPTMIPPRYSPPYYPPDDKPPPYSP
- the tmem255a gene encoding transmembrane protein 255A isoform X2, whose translation is MPAGVNAQAAGIPMSDAMGSFKRRKRKSITVTALLFVVSILILIFGLAATTRTKNITVGGYYPGVILGFGSFLGIIGAHLIENKRQMLVASIVFISFGVVASLCCAIVDGVFAARHIDLRPVYAGRCEYYSSVTAFDVDVHCQTASRVSCNLRVKSKTCYCCDLYNCGKEHPLLGLQSKDVLKKIRKTSMIWNHVDPRGGYHEYTDVHSCQDVVYLYHLLWSATILNIIAFFLGIITAAVLGTFKDMMPSTAPDTCEPDSLATPAAPETHAPTTPNSFYNTAPCLPPYTAYDLQVSNMFPDSSGLSDDSQSGASHMWPTMIPPRYSPPYYPPDDKPPPYSP